In one window of Microbacterium dextranolyticum DNA:
- a CDS encoding DedA family protein has protein sequence MNEFLTWLLDAVQNVDPVVRTLIAGIAIMLETSVLVGLVVPGDTVVIVSSTAVGSFGEAVVLVAVVIVGALIGESIGFWLGRWLGPRIRFSRVGRRIGEHNWVRAELYLRRRGGPAIFLSRFLPVLHSLVPLTVGMSGFSYRRFLAWTAPACTVWAIAYVGVGAAAAGTYRELSSQLHEAGYLFVAIIVVFLIVAYLIKRALIRGEARHMDDEPASDDTTAGGVGD, from the coding sequence GTGAACGAGTTCCTGACGTGGCTGCTGGATGCCGTGCAGAACGTCGATCCCGTCGTGCGAACGCTCATCGCCGGCATCGCGATCATGCTGGAGACCAGCGTGCTCGTGGGTCTCGTCGTGCCCGGCGACACGGTGGTCATCGTCTCGTCGACCGCCGTCGGCTCCTTCGGCGAAGCCGTCGTGCTCGTCGCCGTCGTCATCGTCGGCGCGCTCATCGGCGAGAGCATCGGATTCTGGCTGGGTCGATGGCTCGGCCCGCGCATCCGCTTCTCACGCGTCGGTCGGCGCATCGGCGAGCACAACTGGGTGCGCGCCGAGCTCTACCTGCGTCGCCGCGGCGGTCCGGCGATCTTCCTGTCGCGCTTTCTGCCGGTGCTGCACTCGCTCGTGCCCCTCACGGTCGGCATGAGCGGGTTCTCGTATCGCCGATTCCTGGCGTGGACGGCGCCGGCGTGCACCGTCTGGGCGATCGCCTACGTCGGCGTGGGAGCCGCCGCTGCGGGAACGTATCGCGAACTGTCGTCGCAGTTGCATGAGGCGGGCTACCTCTTCGTGGCGATCATCGTCGTGTTCCTGATCGTGGCGTATCTGATCAAGCGGGCGCTGATCCGTGGCGAGGCTCGTCACATGGACGATGAGCCCGCATCGGACGACACGACGGCGGGTGGCGTGGGAGACTGA
- a CDS encoding ComEC/Rec2 family competence protein, with the protein MAALMILAPACAGTVAVALWIAAVAALALALRAGTPHPRAAAALVAVVLAASAAAATQVAAAQPAREAAASLPVDGGRALVVEGVAVGKIERGGDGRRFDALMDVARLGTRADAEWEGTSIPVLVRASAVPAALDLGARVRVRGTAWRPDAGDRAVLVVDAAEVEVIDPPSGVFAVASALRRGLLDRAVGLPAPGGGLIAGLAVGDTSAVTPELDGAMKASSLSHLTAVSGANCALVVALAFGGAALCRVRRAVRVLVGLAALTGFVVLVSPEPSVVRAAAMAAIAMLGLLLGRPGAGLSLLTTAVVVLLIADPWLALSLGFALSTAATGALLVGAGPLADGMARWMPRPLALGISVPLAAQLACGPLIVLISPQVSLYGVLANVVAAPAAPVGTVLGLAACLAAGVPALGAGLTALAWLPAAWIAATATMISAVPGNAIPWPEGPGGLVVLAVVGAATAALIVRTRPLLRVSGAVFLTGAVVIVVGTGPVADIVERSRMPADWAIAACDIGQGDAVLIRSGGTVALVDTGPDPVALTRCLQQLSIDRIDLLVLTHFDHDHDGGTPAVVGRVDVVLHGPTAAPDDERTLRRLDEGGARLVRTVAGMSGALGDAHWRALWPQNGTPAGNDGSVVVEVTGGDVPSSLFLGDLSARGQKTMAARSSLRTSYVVVKVAHHGSADQDPGLYARISPAVALVSVGENTYGHPRPETLDMLTRLGARIDRTDEEGLVVLWADADALRIWHERTPP; encoded by the coding sequence GTGGCAGCACTGATGATCCTCGCGCCTGCCTGCGCGGGCACCGTGGCAGTCGCGCTCTGGATCGCGGCCGTGGCGGCGCTGGCGCTCGCGCTGCGCGCCGGCACGCCGCACCCGCGTGCCGCGGCTGCTCTCGTCGCCGTCGTCCTGGCCGCGTCTGCGGCCGCGGCGACGCAGGTCGCGGCCGCGCAACCGGCACGGGAGGCGGCGGCCTCGCTCCCCGTCGACGGAGGACGAGCCCTCGTCGTCGAGGGCGTGGCGGTGGGCAAGATCGAGCGCGGCGGCGACGGGAGGCGCTTCGATGCTCTGATGGATGTCGCGCGCCTCGGCACGCGCGCGGATGCGGAGTGGGAGGGAACCTCGATTCCAGTGCTCGTTCGCGCGAGCGCGGTTCCCGCGGCACTCGACCTGGGCGCGCGCGTGCGCGTTCGCGGCACGGCGTGGCGGCCGGACGCCGGAGACCGCGCCGTGCTGGTGGTCGACGCCGCGGAGGTCGAGGTGATCGACCCGCCGAGCGGGGTGTTCGCCGTGGCATCCGCGCTCCGCCGTGGCCTGCTCGACCGGGCCGTCGGCCTCCCGGCTCCCGGTGGCGGGCTCATCGCCGGGCTCGCCGTCGGCGACACGAGCGCCGTGACGCCAGAGCTCGATGGGGCCATGAAGGCGTCGTCGCTGTCGCATCTCACGGCGGTCAGCGGGGCGAACTGTGCGCTCGTCGTCGCGCTGGCCTTCGGCGGGGCGGCGCTGTGCCGGGTGCGGCGGGCCGTGCGGGTGCTGGTCGGGCTCGCGGCGCTCACGGGATTCGTCGTGCTGGTCTCTCCGGAGCCCAGCGTCGTGCGTGCGGCGGCGATGGCGGCGATCGCCATGCTGGGTCTGCTGCTGGGCCGGCCCGGCGCCGGCCTGTCGTTGCTGACGACCGCTGTCGTCGTGCTGTTGATCGCAGACCCCTGGCTCGCGCTGTCGCTCGGATTCGCGCTGTCGACTGCGGCGACGGGCGCGCTGCTGGTCGGCGCCGGACCCCTCGCCGACGGGATGGCACGGTGGATGCCCCGCCCGCTCGCCCTCGGGATCTCCGTTCCGCTGGCGGCGCAGCTGGCCTGTGGCCCGCTGATCGTGCTGATCTCGCCGCAGGTGTCGCTCTACGGTGTGCTGGCGAACGTGGTCGCGGCGCCGGCCGCGCCGGTCGGCACCGTGCTGGGCCTCGCGGCCTGCCTCGCCGCCGGGGTCCCCGCCCTCGGCGCGGGGCTGACGGCGCTCGCGTGGCTGCCGGCCGCGTGGATCGCGGCGACGGCGACCATGATCTCGGCGGTCCCCGGCAACGCGATCCCGTGGCCCGAAGGTCCGGGCGGCCTCGTGGTTCTCGCCGTCGTCGGTGCGGCCACAGCCGCCCTCATCGTCCGTACCCGTCCGCTGCTGCGCGTGTCGGGGGCGGTGTTCCTGACGGGCGCTGTCGTCATCGTGGTCGGAACGGGCCCGGTCGCCGACATCGTCGAGCGGTCCCGAATGCCCGCCGACTGGGCGATCGCCGCGTGCGACATCGGGCAAGGCGATGCCGTGCTCATCCGCTCCGGCGGAACGGTCGCCCTCGTCGACACCGGTCCCGATCCGGTGGCGCTGACGCGCTGCCTCCAGCAGCTGTCGATAGACAGGATCGATCTGCTGGTGCTGACCCACTTCGACCATGATCACGATGGAGGAACGCCTGCCGTCGTCGGGCGCGTGGACGTCGTGCTCCACGGTCCGACGGCGGCACCCGACGACGAGCGCACACTGCGACGACTCGACGAGGGCGGTGCGCGACTCGTGCGGACGGTCGCCGGGATGTCGGGCGCGCTCGGCGACGCCCACTGGCGCGCGCTCTGGCCGCAGAACGGAACACCCGCGGGGAACGACGGCAGCGTCGTCGTCGAGGTGACAGGCGGCGACGTGCCGAGCTCGCTGTTCCTGGGCGACCTGTCCGCGCGCGGGCAGAAGACCATGGCGGCCCGATCGTCGCTGCGCACCTCCTACGTCGTCGTCAAGGTCGCCCACCACGGCAGCGCGGATCAGGATCCCGGCCTCTACGCGCGCATCTCACCCGCTGTCGCGCTCGTATCGGTGGGGGAGAACACCTACGGCCACCCGCGCCCCGAAACGCTGGATATGCTCACCCGGCTCGGTGCGCGCATCGATCGCACGGACGAGGAAGGCCTCGTGGTGCTGTGGGCGGATGCCGACGCGCTACGGATCTGGCATGAGCGAACACCGCCGTGA
- a CDS encoding ComEA family DNA-binding protein, with amino-acid sequence MTGATIDKPARRRLGVGAAIILVLVLAAVSVVIGIVRSAGATGSAGERIALATGAPQLPAVYVHVYGAVVHPGLYRLDEGARVVDVIAAAGGLTPEADRTAVNLARRLTDGEQLRLPAVGEAPGSGTVGASGAPPGIASDGRVNLNTADVAALDTLPRIGPALAQRIVQWREDNGAFTSVDDLLSVPGIGDKMLDGLRDLVTV; translated from the coding sequence GTGACCGGAGCGACGATCGACAAGCCCGCACGGCGGCGCCTCGGCGTGGGCGCCGCGATCATCCTCGTGCTCGTGCTCGCGGCCGTCTCGGTCGTCATCGGCATCGTCCGCTCGGCGGGCGCCACCGGATCCGCGGGGGAGCGGATCGCGCTGGCGACCGGCGCGCCACAGCTGCCGGCCGTCTACGTGCACGTGTACGGCGCCGTCGTGCATCCGGGCCTGTATCGGTTGGACGAGGGTGCACGGGTGGTCGATGTGATCGCAGCGGCGGGCGGTCTGACGCCCGAGGCCGATCGCACCGCGGTGAACCTCGCGCGCCGCCTGACCGACGGCGAGCAGCTGCGGCTGCCGGCGGTCGGCGAAGCGCCCGGCTCCGGAACGGTCGGCGCGTCGGGAGCGCCGCCCGGCATCGCCTCGGACGGCCGGGTGAACCTCAACACCGCCGACGTGGCGGCTCTGGACACCCTGCCCCGCATCGGTCCCGCGCTCGCGCAGCGGATCGTCCAGTGGCGCGAGGACAACGGCGCGTTCACGAGCGTCGACGATCTGCTGTCGGTGCCGGGGATCGGCGACAAGATGCTCGACGGCTTGCGCGACCTGGTGACGGTGTGA
- a CDS encoding SOS response-associated peptidase has product MCGRFVVAASGSELVGVLRVDLVGNDLPAPSYNVAPTDRVAIVLDSSKTEPPTRRLEAARWGLVPAWAKDPSIGARAINARSEDVEDKPMFRQALLARRAVVPASGYYEWHTEGGAKTPYFIHPADDAPLFFAGLYEWWRDPSKRDDDPSRWLLSFTIMTRAATGALGSVHDRMPLFIDADYADVWLDPTTENVGDLLDATVDAAPEIVDSLSMREVGAAVGNVRNNGPELIAPVA; this is encoded by the coding sequence ATGTGCGGACGTTTCGTTGTTGCCGCGAGCGGATCTGAGCTCGTCGGAGTCCTCCGGGTCGATCTCGTCGGAAACGATCTGCCGGCACCGTCCTACAACGTCGCCCCGACCGACCGTGTCGCGATCGTCTTGGATTCGTCGAAGACGGAGCCGCCGACGCGTCGACTCGAGGCGGCACGCTGGGGCTTGGTTCCCGCGTGGGCGAAGGATCCATCGATCGGCGCCCGTGCCATCAATGCGCGCTCCGAAGACGTCGAGGACAAGCCGATGTTCCGGCAGGCCCTCCTCGCCCGTCGGGCGGTGGTCCCGGCATCCGGCTACTACGAATGGCACACGGAAGGCGGCGCCAAGACGCCGTACTTCATCCACCCCGCCGACGACGCGCCGCTCTTCTTCGCCGGCCTCTATGAGTGGTGGCGCGACCCGTCCAAGCGCGACGACGACCCGTCGCGGTGGCTGTTGAGCTTCACGATCATGACGCGCGCCGCGACCGGAGCGCTGGGCTCGGTGCACGACCGGATGCCCCTGTTCATCGACGCGGACTACGCCGACGTCTGGCTCGACCCGACGACCGAGAACGTGGGCGACCTGTTGGATGCCACGGTCGACGCCGCTCCCGAGATCGTCGACTCGTTGAGCATGCGCGAGGTGGGCGCCGCCGTCGGCAACGTCCGCAACAACGGACCGGAGCTCATCGCCCCCGTCGCCTGA
- a CDS encoding amino acid permease, whose amino-acid sequence MELKRTLGGFQVFAVSFAFSSVAVGVFATDGEMLQTAGPVGIWLWIAAAVGQILVALVVAQFAARIAPSGSSFQWASRLANPRVGWLFGWLSFWYLAITAVILANALVSQALMPLLGIPVSEGTARVLTSARSTSSGFSASARAHCATTRAGVSSRASRRPRRRTEVGCLTRSIGLLYAAC is encoded by the coding sequence GTGGAGCTGAAGCGCACGCTGGGCGGCTTCCAGGTCTTCGCCGTCTCGTTCGCCTTCAGCTCCGTCGCCGTCGGCGTCTTCGCCACCGATGGTGAGATGCTGCAGACCGCGGGGCCGGTGGGGATCTGGCTCTGGATCGCCGCCGCGGTGGGTCAGATCCTCGTGGCGTTGGTGGTGGCGCAGTTCGCCGCGCGGATCGCCCCGAGCGGCTCCTCATTCCAATGGGCGTCGCGTCTGGCGAACCCCCGCGTCGGCTGGCTCTTCGGATGGCTGAGCTTCTGGTACCTCGCGATCACGGCGGTCATTCTCGCCAACGCTCTGGTCAGCCAGGCCCTCATGCCTCTTCTCGGCATCCCGGTGAGTGAGGGCACCGCCCGCGTCCTGACGTCGGCACGGTCTACTTCCTCTGGCTTCTCCGCCTCCGCCCGAGCGCATTGCGCGACAACGAGGGCGGGGGTCTCGTCCAGGGCATCGCGCCGACCTCGTCGCCGCACGGAGGTCGGGTGTCTCACGCGCTCGATAGGCTTGTTGTATGCCGCCTGCTGA
- the leuS gene encoding leucine--tRNA ligase has protein sequence MSTIPASPEATPGEGFDPHAIQQKWQARWAQDDPFRAGGDDDTRPRKYVLAMFPYPSGDLHMGHAENYLYSDIVARFWRHRGYNVLNPIGWDSFGLPAENAAIKRGVEPRGWTYDNIAQQRSSMQQYGVSFDWSRVLHTSDPEYYRWNQWLFQRLYEKGLAYRKDALVNWDPVDQTVLANEQVLPDGTSERSGAVVEKKKLTQWFFRITEYADRLLDDLNQLEGFWPHKVLQMQRNWIGRSVGADIDFEIEGREDKVTVFSTRPDTLYGATFMVVAPDSDLAAELVSAASPEARMRFQDYLDTVQKTSEIDRQTADRPKTGVFLERYAINPVSGERLPIWAADYVLAGYGHGAVMAVPAHDQRDLDFARAFDLPIRVVVDTTAPVTGVIPVIEVDENGEPILDEPIESIDPAITGKALTGEGRLINSGPFDGLSKRNAIARVVEQLQATGTGRAAKTFRLRDWLISRQRFWGTPIPMIHTSDGRIVPVPDEQLPIELPPVEGLDLKPKGSSPLGAATDWVTTVDPVTGEPALRDPDTMDTFVDSSWYFLRFLSPGDATEAFSSREANRWGPVDFYIGGVEHAILHLLYARFITKALFDMGLVEFTEPFSNLINQGMVILDGAKMSKSKGNLVLFQDELNLYGADALRVALAFAGPVEDDKDWSDVSTTGAQKFLARALRIAQDVSSAPDVVWAEGDSALRRVTHRLWADAPGLIEQTKFNVVVARLMELVNATRKTIDGPAGAGDPAVREAAEAIAMILDLFAPHTAEEMWEILGYEPFVGLVSWRQADATLLVEETVTAVVQIDGKVRGTLSVPARISADELEALARTDEKIVRSLAGREIARVVVRAPKVVSFTTA, from the coding sequence GTGTCCACGATCCCCGCATCCCCCGAAGCCACGCCCGGCGAGGGTTTCGACCCCCACGCCATCCAGCAGAAGTGGCAGGCGCGCTGGGCGCAGGACGACCCGTTCCGCGCGGGCGGGGACGATGACACGCGCCCCCGCAAGTACGTGCTGGCGATGTTCCCGTACCCGTCCGGCGACCTGCACATGGGTCACGCGGAGAATTACCTCTACTCCGACATCGTCGCCCGCTTCTGGCGCCACCGCGGCTACAACGTGCTGAACCCGATCGGGTGGGACAGCTTCGGGCTGCCGGCCGAGAACGCCGCCATCAAGCGCGGCGTCGAGCCCCGCGGTTGGACCTACGACAACATCGCCCAGCAGCGCTCGAGCATGCAGCAGTACGGCGTCTCGTTCGACTGGTCGCGGGTGCTGCACACCTCCGACCCCGAGTACTACCGCTGGAACCAGTGGCTGTTCCAGCGGCTGTACGAGAAGGGGCTCGCGTACCGCAAGGATGCGCTGGTCAACTGGGACCCGGTGGACCAGACCGTGCTCGCCAACGAGCAGGTGCTGCCCGACGGCACCTCCGAGCGCAGCGGCGCCGTGGTGGAGAAGAAGAAGCTCACGCAGTGGTTCTTCCGCATCACCGAGTACGCCGACCGGCTGCTCGACGACCTGAACCAGCTCGAGGGCTTCTGGCCGCACAAGGTGCTGCAGATGCAGCGCAACTGGATCGGGCGTTCGGTCGGCGCCGACATCGACTTCGAGATCGAGGGCCGCGAAGACAAGGTCACGGTCTTCTCCACCCGCCCCGACACGCTGTACGGCGCGACCTTCATGGTCGTCGCCCCCGACTCCGACCTCGCGGCGGAGCTCGTGTCCGCGGCATCCCCCGAAGCGCGCATGCGCTTCCAGGACTACCTCGACACCGTGCAGAAGACGAGCGAGATCGACCGTCAGACGGCCGACCGCCCGAAGACCGGTGTGTTCCTCGAGCGCTACGCCATCAACCCGGTGAGCGGCGAGCGGCTGCCGATCTGGGCCGCCGACTACGTGCTGGCCGGTTACGGGCACGGCGCCGTGATGGCGGTTCCCGCCCACGATCAGCGCGACCTCGACTTCGCGCGGGCGTTCGACCTGCCCATCCGGGTGGTCGTCGACACGACGGCACCGGTGACCGGCGTGATTCCGGTGATCGAGGTCGACGAGAACGGCGAGCCGATCCTGGACGAACCCATCGAGTCGATCGATCCCGCGATCACCGGGAAGGCGCTCACCGGCGAGGGGCGACTCATCAACTCCGGCCCCTTCGACGGGCTGAGCAAGCGCAACGCGATCGCGCGCGTCGTCGAGCAGCTGCAGGCGACCGGCACCGGCCGCGCCGCGAAGACCTTCCGCCTGCGCGACTGGCTGATCTCGCGCCAGCGCTTCTGGGGCACCCCCATTCCGATGATCCACACGTCCGACGGGCGGATCGTGCCGGTCCCCGACGAGCAGCTGCCGATCGAGCTGCCGCCGGTCGAGGGTCTCGACCTCAAGCCCAAGGGCTCGTCGCCGCTGGGTGCGGCGACGGACTGGGTGACGACGGTCGACCCCGTGACGGGTGAGCCGGCGCTGCGCGATCCCGACACGATGGACACGTTCGTCGACAGCTCGTGGTACTTCCTGCGATTCCTGTCGCCGGGGGATGCCACCGAGGCGTTCTCGTCGCGCGAGGCGAACCGCTGGGGTCCGGTCGACTTCTACATCGGCGGCGTCGAGCACGCGATCCTGCACCTGCTGTATGCGCGCTTCATCACCAAGGCGCTCTTCGACATGGGGCTGGTGGAGTTCACCGAGCCGTTCTCGAACCTCATCAACCAGGGCATGGTCATCCTCGACGGCGCCAAGATGAGCAAGAGCAAGGGCAACCTGGTGCTGTTCCAGGACGAGCTGAACCTCTACGGTGCCGACGCACTGCGGGTCGCCCTCGCCTTCGCCGGTCCGGTCGAGGACGACAAGGACTGGAGCGACGTCTCGACGACGGGAGCGCAGAAGTTCCTCGCGCGTGCACTGCGGATCGCGCAGGACGTCTCGAGCGCGCCCGACGTGGTCTGGGCCGAGGGCGACAGCGCGCTTCGGCGCGTCACCCACCGACTGTGGGCGGATGCCCCCGGGCTCATCGAACAGACGAAGTTCAACGTCGTGGTCGCGCGCCTCATGGAGCTCGTCAACGCGACCCGCAAGACGATCGACGGCCCCGCCGGTGCCGGCGACCCGGCGGTCCGTGAGGCGGCCGAGGCGATCGCGATGATCCTCGATCTGTTCGCGCCGCACACCGCGGAGGAGATGTGGGAGATCCTCGGGTACGAGCCGTTCGTGGGTCTCGTCTCGTGGCGCCAGGCCGACGCGACGCTGCTGGTCGAAGAGACGGTCACCGCGGTCGTGCAGATCGACGGCAAAGTCCGCGGCACCCTGTCGGTGCCGGCGCGGATCTCGGCTGACGAGCTCGAAGCCCTCGCTCGCACCGACGAGAAGATCGTCCGCTCTCTCGCCGGTCGCGAGATCGCGCGTGTGGTCGTGCGTGCCCCGAAGGTCGTGAGCTTCACCACCGCGTAG
- a CDS encoding App1 family protein, with amino-acid sequence MPLESAPVAKPLWIARLDYRFNTWRERRARARGNRPSVAAYPGYGGEDWVRVLGRVLIVPPLPTRHRGEYASVRGWRSFASVPVGFARVTVTIDGTAHEVRADRGGVVDAVLPARLASGWQPVTMSVEGSEPFETRVFIVGPEVRFGVISDVDDTVMVTALPRPFVAAWNSFVLDEHARQPVPGMSVLIERLVRDHPGAPVIYLSTGAWNVAPTLQRFLRRHLYPPGALLLTDWGPTHDRWFRSGREHKEAGLRRLAREFPHIKWLLIGDDGQHDDDLYTAFTDEFPEHVTAVAIRRLSPTEAVLAGGRTAVNDHAAADVPWVSESDGAGLLDRLHEAGVVESD; translated from the coding sequence ATGCCTCTCGAATCCGCTCCCGTCGCGAAGCCGCTGTGGATCGCACGTCTCGATTACCGCTTCAACACCTGGCGCGAGCGGCGCGCTCGCGCCCGCGGCAATCGTCCGAGCGTCGCCGCGTACCCCGGCTACGGCGGCGAGGACTGGGTGCGCGTGCTCGGCCGCGTGCTCATCGTTCCGCCGCTGCCCACCCGTCACCGCGGCGAGTATGCGAGCGTCCGCGGATGGCGCTCGTTCGCGTCGGTTCCGGTCGGCTTCGCCCGTGTGACGGTCACCATCGACGGCACGGCTCACGAGGTGCGAGCCGACCGCGGGGGCGTCGTCGACGCCGTGCTGCCCGCGCGTCTTGCGTCGGGCTGGCAGCCCGTGACGATGTCGGTCGAGGGCTCGGAACCGTTCGAGACCCGCGTGTTCATCGTCGGCCCCGAGGTGCGCTTCGGCGTCATCTCCGATGTCGACGACACCGTGATGGTGACCGCTCTTCCCCGCCCGTTCGTCGCGGCCTGGAACTCTTTCGTGCTGGACGAGCATGCCCGCCAGCCCGTGCCCGGCATGTCGGTCCTGATCGAGCGGCTCGTGCGCGATCATCCCGGCGCGCCCGTCATCTACCTGTCCACGGGAGCGTGGAACGTCGCTCCCACGCTGCAGCGCTTCCTCCGCCGCCACCTGTACCCGCCGGGGGCACTACTCCTGACCGACTGGGGGCCCACGCACGACCGCTGGTTCCGCAGCGGACGCGAGCACAAAGAGGCCGGTCTGCGCCGGCTCGCGCGCGAGTTCCCGCACATCAAGTGGCTGCTGATCGGCGACGACGGCCAGCACGACGACGACCTCTACACCGCGTTCACCGACGAGTTCCCCGAGCACGTCACCGCGGTCGCCATCCGGCGGCTCTCCCCGACCGAAGCCGTGCTCGCCGGAGGGCGCACCGCCGTCAACGACCACGCCGCCGCCGACGTGCCCTGGGTGTCGGAATCGGACGGTGCGGGCCTGCTCGACCGACTGCATGAAGCGGGTGTCGTCGAATCGGACTGA
- a CDS encoding anthranilate synthase component I family protein: MQARPTAVRIDWIDPADLFRAGPAHESNAFWLDAGPDAAEGWSWMGVGAAASRAPRDLALAGRSAELGGGDDGVPGGFAGGWVGWIGYDGGTGAVGAPAQMDADAPDEAGIDARSLIAFDHMRREAWIIAPEADLADARREVDRWRQQAGDQPPFRDLDATDIRVSSARHTPAVYAALIARCREAIRAGDAYQLCLTTRFEVARDEPIDPVEAYLRLRRALPAHHGGWVRVGEHALLSSSPERFLRVAQGVVRTHPIKGTRPRSHDPVPDAAAAAALVASEKERAENVMIVDLMRNDLQRVCEPGSVAAERLLEVESYSAVHQLVSTVAGRLRPGCTVGDLLDATFPAGSMTGAPKRSAMTILHDLESAPRGVYAGCFGWIGSDGALDLAMTIRSIVVHPRGAYVGAGGGITWLSEAEDELAEVAVKARGPLAALGAALPAGWAGLRGADASAAVESALPPVR; encoded by the coding sequence ATGCAGGCCCGCCCGACCGCCGTCCGGATCGACTGGATCGACCCGGCAGATCTGTTCCGTGCGGGTCCTGCCCACGAATCGAACGCGTTCTGGCTCGACGCCGGGCCGGACGCCGCCGAGGGCTGGAGCTGGATGGGCGTCGGCGCCGCGGCATCCCGCGCCCCTCGTGACCTCGCGCTGGCGGGGCGCTCCGCCGAGCTAGGCGGAGGAGACGACGGCGTGCCGGGTGGCTTCGCCGGCGGCTGGGTGGGGTGGATCGGCTACGACGGGGGAACCGGCGCCGTGGGCGCCCCGGCGCAGATGGATGCGGACGCGCCGGACGAGGCGGGAATCGACGCTCGGAGCCTCATCGCCTTCGACCATATGCGGCGCGAGGCATGGATCATCGCGCCGGAGGCAGATCTCGCCGACGCGCGGCGCGAGGTCGACCGGTGGCGCCAGCAGGCGGGGGACCAACCGCCCTTCCGTGACCTGGATGCCACGGACATCCGGGTCTCGTCGGCGAGGCACACGCCGGCCGTGTACGCCGCGCTGATCGCCCGTTGTCGCGAGGCGATCCGTGCGGGGGATGCGTATCAGCTGTGCCTCACCACGCGGTTCGAGGTCGCGCGCGACGAGCCCATCGACCCGGTCGAGGCGTATCTGCGCCTGAGGCGAGCCCTCCCTGCGCACCACGGCGGATGGGTGCGGGTGGGGGAGCATGCGCTGCTGAGCTCGAGCCCCGAGCGTTTTCTGCGCGTCGCCCAAGGCGTCGTGCGCACCCATCCGATCAAGGGTACGAGGCCGCGATCGCACGACCCGGTGCCGGATGCTGCGGCCGCCGCTGCACTCGTCGCGAGCGAAAAGGAGCGGGCCGAGAACGTCATGATCGTCGACCTCATGCGCAACGACCTGCAGCGGGTGTGCGAGCCCGGAAGCGTCGCCGCCGAGCGCCTGCTCGAGGTCGAGTCGTATTCGGCGGTCCATCAGCTGGTGAGCACCGTCGCCGGGCGCCTGCGCCCCGGGTGCACGGTGGGCGATCTGCTCGATGCGACCTTTCCCGCCGGCAGCATGACCGGTGCGCCGAAACGGTCGGCGATGACGATCCTGCACGACCTCGAGAGCGCGCCGCGCGGAGTCTATGCGGGATGCTTCGGCTGGATCGGCTCGGACGGCGCTCTGGATCTCGCCATGACGATCCGCTCGATCGTCGTCCACCCCCGCGGCGCGTACGTCGGGGCCGGCGGGGGCATCACGTGGCTGTCGGAGGCCGAGGACGAGCTCGCCGAGGTCGCCGTCAAGGCGCGCGGTCCGCTCGCCGCGCTCGGTGCGGCCCTCCCGGCTGGGTGGGCGGGCCTGCGCGGCGCGGACGCATCCGCGGCGGTCGAAAGCGCGCTTCCGCCGGTCCGGTAA